The Sparus aurata chromosome 10, fSpaAur1.1, whole genome shotgun sequence genome includes the window tcaataGGTACAGCATAGGCTAGTGAGCACCATACATATGTCTTCTACAAATCCCGACCACGTTTGCCAAGTTTGGATGGAAACAAAtgctgcaggtctgcagtgCACTGACCAGGATGCTGAACCGGGGCGGATTGGAAGGTTCGGTGGGCTAGATATTTAAATTACGCAAATCAGCGGGTGACACCAAACAACGTCTGCCAAAGCAAGTcagagcttttctttctctcacacagtgacCTGGAGAGACTCAGAGGACGatcgcgcgtgtgtgcgcaatTGCGCATAGCACACAGTCTCACAGATCATGTGGGCGCTGCAATCTGTTATTGAAAACATTAGATTTTGtctaaaaaaagtatttttccatttgttgtatttgtcgTTTCTGTGCGTACTTTGAAATTGAATCCTGGCGGCGCCACTGGTTTAAAATATTGTTACAGGGTGACAGAAAGTTTCTCACTGTGACTTAATGTGTACAGAGTGTTAATTGTACTTATTGCTTTTCATCACATCAACCTGTCTTAACAGTTTCACAAATTGTTTCCAGCGAAGTGCACTCCCTCATTCGAAACCGGTTTGTCTCAACACCTGCACATTACACAACAGCCTTGCTTCCAGCTGCAGGCTGATTACTCCCTGATGTCTAAAGTTTACAACGGGCCCAGCTGATTGAATGAATCAGTGTTCTTTAGCCACACATTCTCTTTGATGCATCTAAGAGCCTGCTTCAGCAACGTTTTGTGAGATGAGCATGATGTTTTAAGAAATTCTTCCATATTACAATGAATCTACTGTGACACGGttttaatttaaaggtgcaataagttcaaaacattcaaaagataGATACATTTCTCTATAGAATGTGAAGAGACAACAGTGATGACgtcatgtcaaagacatctctgtattgtgttgaagagatcaagtaagcatgctaaccagctagctttGGCCCTGAAAACCACCATCACATCCctggctaacaagctaacagcagagTCGGTCATAACTGTATGACTGCATGAATTTAACAGGATAATAATGGAccaaatccaaaagtaacaATGGGGAAACAAATTTGAAGATGACAACAAGGCAAAAGTCTTCATGAGTAGCTTAGTAACATTGTGTTAACAATATAGTACTTCCCCATTACTTCGTTGTGAAGTACATGGTTTTAAATATTGTAACAGGGTGACAGAAAGTTGACAAAAGTTATAATTGTAGCCGGAGACAGGATTTCTTTTCTATGGCTAGATTTCAAGTTCCAAGAGGTTTAAAAGAGTTAACTAGGCAAACTTGCCCTTAAAGAGCTGAACACTTTGATATTGGAATTGTTTAGGTAGCTAAAAGCAGGCAGGAGTTGAAATGGGCCAAATAAAAGATTGGAGTAACACTTGGTATTCTGTGGTCTCTGATCCGCACACATGTCAGACATGATATTTCATTGCACATCTCACACAACAGCTTTACTATACATCCCATCTACTTACTTGTGTGACGAGGGGACGTACCAAATAGTTTGATATTCTGAATTTCAGAAGAGTCAGAGAAATACTGGCTTCGAAGACAAGTGACGGTATTTGTATGGCTTGGTTTTCAAGCTCAGATAAAAACTGGATGGACCACCAACAATAGCAATCTTGCATGTACTTATACTGGCCCTGGAATGTCCTTACACTGTGTCTAATCAAGTCCAACAGTGACTTAATGTGTcctttgtttttacttcacaTCTGGCACCCAGCAAAGTGCACTTCCTCATTCAAAGGTATGTCGACATACAGCAAGCCAGTATGTCAATTCAGCGGCTGGTTTGTGTCTACACGCGCACATTGCGCAAGTTTGCAATATTTTGATTGGCTGCTATCTTTTTGGATATGGACTGGATGTGATCAGATGTTCACGAGACAAGAGGAGGTTTATAAAGGGAGAATTACTTTTCGGTTCTATATCAGAGACTTCAGCGTCGGTTGGTATTGGCCTCCCCAGACGAAAGcagcaagaagaagaacaaggtgagaaaatgtttctcaatattgaaacatttttcattttcaggagaTTTTGTCCTGATTTTGTCAGCCCTTGGTCTTCTTACACGCACCTATTGATCCCCAggggttttattttttgaaacCTGCAACAAGTTATGCTATACAGTATGCTGATGCGAGGCCTGATGTATGGTGACATGACACAACACTTAAGATGGGATCGCACTACTGTAGACTACATCACAGTAACTTAAGGCCagtgttttaattatttatcttattgtttatttttacaagGGACAGTGCACAACTACAAGTAATTGCACCAGAGTTAGCTATGACAGCAACTACgcaccacaaacacaacacgATGCGTAAAGGTCCATCAGTGCGATGATGATTTATTTATCCGTCCTTTTCTGCAGACATTGCACGTAAAGTACAGACACagtatttatgtttatgttgctCTGAATGATGCATTGCACAGCTGTAAATCTGTTCTCTCACTCCAGACAAAAATGAAGGTCATTCTCCTGACTGCCATCATCCTCACTCTGGTCCCTGGCAGTATGTTACAGCCCTGTCTGCAGCCGAAGAGCTACCAAGCATATTCCACTTTTGTTCAGAGACACGTCCTCCAGATGAGCTTCAACAGAAGGTCTCTGGCTGATTGGGCATTGTGagtaaaatgtttgaattaacTATTTCCCTATGAAAGAACCAGTAATTGTTGCTTTGTTGCAATTTAATTGAATCATTCTTTGTTATGCTACAACAAAAGAGTGCTACAACAAGCTATAGGTCCGTAAACGCCGGTAGTTAATAGTAGGAATATGTAACACTGTGACAGCTAAAAgttggatttaaaaaatatcaatactATGCAGTAAAACATTGACATCTTATTACACAGCTACCTGCAGATGCATGGTCTCTGTGGCAGAACAGCAGTGCAGTCCTTCATCGACGCCCCACTGAGTCAAGTCGAGCAGATCTGTAGTCCAGCTGGCCGGCTCGTGTATGCCAACTTGTGCATCAGCAGCTCATACATGAATGTTTATGACGTTTATTCCTCATACCATGGATTTTGCAGCGTCCAAGTGGTATTAAACCTCCCACAGCATGTGATTGTAGCATGTGATAATGTTGGAAACCTGTGCCGCCCGGTCCATTATCAGAGAAACGGTGGTCAAACTCCAGGAAATATACCCTGTGTATAAGCTGAGACAGACCCACATTACCGGAGGGTTAGTGCAGCCTTGTTTCCAGGTGTCAGACTAATTACTCCCTCATGTGTACATTTTACATCATGCTCAGCTAAATGAATGATTTCTGCTTacgaaaatgtttaaaaacagttttgaggTGAATTCATTGAAAAAACTGTGTTTCGAATCCTGCTTGTTTGCTTTGCATAAAGTCAAATCGATGCCTTAAACCTGCTAATCAATCTTTGATTATATGATTATGATAATTATTgttgcttttgttctttaagacaattatcattaataataattagtttCTAGTGACTTGTATCTAAAATGTGGACACTCTTTAATCACTTCTGCTTCTACAGTGGCTGTCTAAATAAAAGATTAACACATTTTGTAATTCACAGCCTACTATTATGACATCATGTTATATCAAGCAAgatgaaaagaataaaacacgTTTTACACCacatttgttgttgtgactCACCATCACAACCCACTGAATGATATCTGCATGCAGCTGATTTTGTATTAGAATAGAAtttaatagaatagaatttcaaggatttcattcttttttgtgtttatttttacgTTTTTTTCTATGTTTAATTAAATGCTTGTTATCTGCTGCTGTGTACTtccagaaatgtaaaaacaggttTGTGCCACGACAAATCAGGGAAAGATACCTCATAACTGACATGTCTGCGTCATCGTTTCAGATTTTTCTTCACGATCCCAGATTTTTTGACCAAAATGCCGGAGTACGATGTTAGGCAAAAACATAGCAAAGGTTATTTAAAGTTCATAAATCTACATGTGTCACTACATTTCCTTTCCTGATTTGTCATGCCACTAACATAAGATGACATCTGCCTCaactgttaatgtttaatttaacaTACATAATGAATTACAGGCGGAATAGAATTGCTGACCTATTTGTCTTGCAGGTGCTACCAGCCCTGGTATCTGTTGATAATATAAATGTCAGTAGGTAATGTCCATGCCCAGTGTAGGAGCATGGCTATATTTtaggttttttgtgtttcaagTTGTGAACTTCATCAACAGCAGGGGTTATGGGTAATGAACCCCTAAATATACTTATGTTTTAAGAATGGATTTAGTCAAAGGTTGAAAAAAATGGTCACTATTTCTAAATATGTGATGTtcctttcatttgtttattgtattttgtattgcTCAAAAGCACAGAGTGGCACACTTTTCAATCTGTATACCTCAACCTTGAAACAAACtgtattccctttttttttttttatcctattaATGCCAAATTAACATTGATATTTCTCACAGTTCAGGCCACGATGATCCCTCCACAACtttgtaacaaaacaaaacgttaTAAATAGGCTAAACTGTAAACACATCCACTATGAACCCATGTTATGCTGATCTTTCCATTAAGGCACttccttttctttaactttCTGTGCTTGCTTGACCTCCGTGGTCGCATCCACCAGTAGTTTCACATCCTTAAAGATGTATGGTCTGCCGATTCCCTTTCTTTAGACGCACACCTCTCCTATCGCAAGACTGTTAAAGGATCATAAAATGATTAAACTCAAGCTTCTGTGAACATAAAACAGAAATCATTGACAGTTCAATCATTTACAATTATTCTTATCTTGAATCAACCTTTATAATTTGTCAGTATAATGCAACAATATCGTAAATCGATATCCTACTAATTAGGTAAACATGATACAGGGTACATGCTGATTTAACTATGATGCCAAGTCAAATATATTTGATACACAAGTTTTTGAGACCACTATGTGACGTTTGCAATCCAATACACGGCGTGCATGGAAAATTCATCTGGTGTCCAGCTGTCAGATTTGCTTCCAAGTTAACAGATTTCATACTTATTCAACTTTATTCGATTTTgactgcagccacattttgaacaCTTGCAATGTTTACACTTGGCTTCATTATCGATGCCAGTTGAGAATGTGGTGTTTTTGTGTATCGAGacacttttttattaattaaaaagacTTCTGTAACTCATTCCAGACATGTAGATAAAAGAACAAATTATGGTTATGCATCATGTAACTTTAGTGGATCTAAAAGAAAGCAGGATTTTGCAAgataaatttaaatgtatttaaatttaaatacaaaGCATGTATTAGGTTTTAAGGAAACATTGCATGTGACCTCACAATGTTTCCTACATTTGATTGAGCGATCAAGTCAGGAGTGCATTCAttgatttttaagtttttagCCACAAGACTTAAATTATGAAATGGTTTCTATGGAGGCGGCACAGAAATCTGTCATTACGCTGACAGGGCTGCTGAAACCTGTTTCATCATATTTGAAAATACAGTTACATATTCACATCCATCTTGAAGCAGGAAATTGATAGAAATACAGTGTATTGATTTTCACATTATGGTGACCAAAAAGCCATTGAAAGTCGTATGGATGTCAGATCCCCAAACATGACAGTTTGCAGCCAGTTGCACATACACTTGGTctccctgctgcagctgcaggaacaCTGCATTTCCTCCATTATCAGCTGTGTCAGAGTTTGACTTGTGATCGTGGGTTGCGATCATTAGCAGCCCGTTCTTGTAGAGAAACAGCTTTCCCTCATGCTCTCCTCCAGCATGATAGTAAATAGAAAAGTAATAAACACCTGCAACAGGTGCAGCAAATATACCTGTGGAAACAACAAGGTTTTGGTCACATTTAACTGTCTTTTTTTAGTTACAACTGAAAACTCAGTTTTCTTTGATGTTTAACGTAGCAGCCAGAAAAAGCAGGGTatcttttgtttcttaatgtttaatGGACTAAGTTTCTTTTGAGATATTTCTTTGTTAGGAATGATGGTTCAGGTATGTGTTGTGGTGTTGTTATGGCTTTGTTTCTGCTAGGTTTCTAATTTCAGGTTATGGTGGGAAGCGTTGACCTGAGTGGCTTTCCTCCCTTTTGTTATGATTGGACAGCCTGTAAATCAcatttcttgtatttagtaTTGTTTTGGGGGGTGGACaacctaaataaataaataattcaactGGTTCACCTTGAATCTATGAATTAAGTGAATTGAGCCTTAACCTCAACATACCTCTGACTAATCACATACTACAACCATAACTCAGTAATGTGTTAATGATACAGTGGTAAGCATGTAAATCACTGTGAGTATTACCTGTGGATGGATTGTAGGCATTACCAATGTTGGTTAAGACCATATTGTAGATCAAAGTTGTGTCCTCGTCAAAGGGTCCAATGGCTTTTTCTCCTGCTGTTGCCACTGCACTGAATATCACTTTGGTTTGTTCTGTGTAAACCAAAAAAATTCAGATCATTACTTTGCAAAGTATTTCAAGATTCatttgtaaaaaatgaaaacattagtTGTTTTTATGTAATACTGACTAGGTATTTCCAGAACATATAAATAGTCAATTACCTGTGAGAAAATGTACTCAAgcattttccatcttttttcattcagtttgaatcatctgttttgtttaaattctatcaattattattatcatcatacaCAAAAGGCTGAAGAAACTCTTTACCCAAGCTTACCCTTATTCCTCAGTTCCAGAATCTGATTTTGACAATCCTCCAGCCTGGTTTCCATTGCTTCAAGTTTTTCTGTCCTGGCACCAAAGTCTCTCAGGAGATTACATGTGTCGGGAGAGCAGGATCCACCATCATACTGGGCCAGAACCAAGCCAGAGAATagcagaacaaaacatgaaatggtGAAATTCATCTTTCAGGTTGATTCACGATTTGGCAGTCACTTAACTGACTGATGTGATCCCTCTGGCTGCTTTTATATTGTTTCATGCTGACCTTTTGAATTGTAACATCCCATTTGACATGTGGCTAACCATGTGTCAGTTTTCCACGAATTGACAGCGTGAAAGCAGAACTAACCGTGGAGCTACAGAGTTGGGGAGGGATTTTGCTGCATATAACAAGTAGCCTAGGAGAGGCCTCGGATGTATTAGATCAGTTATTTTTTACAGAGTTCACCCAAGTCCTTGTCATCACCTCTCGGCGGTTGGAGATTGGTCCATAATTAAAACTACAGAGCACAATAAGACCTCGGTTTGTGTGGATTTTGTCAGAAGATGTGCGAGCACATCTCCAACATCACAAACTAACTTTCTTCTATTTTGCTTCTCTTAGTAGTAGTTTAAAGGTGTAGCGTGTAAGAATTGGCAAGCtcttaaattatatatatttatatatatatataaacacacacacacgcacacatatattagggctgtcagtttaacgcgttaattagaTTAATTCATTACACCGCAGATAAACGCGTTATAAAAATTAACGCAATTAATTCTGAGATTCTGAGTGGCAATTTAATGCGCAACCATTTTAAATTTGGCCCATTGAACAGTGGCGTGCAcggactttttgaagggcaggggcgaaaagaaaaaaaagggcacatacagtgCGTTCtcaccactgaagagggcactaacttctgtgtgttgccgagggcactttagacatgtttatatgttatacaaatggcacattatatagccttaaaacagactaactagacagactactcaagttaatttgtagtcaggatcagcatccacgagaactgtgtggattcaacattggactatgaggaacacacagagacatggatgtataaaggaaataaaaccctggggggtctgggggtcctcccccagaacattttcaattaagtagatgccatttcctgtattctagtgcattttaacaccaaattAGCACCAGagaatccaaactggttctgtgagatatagttctggctcaatatagattaaaaaaaaaaaacttctggagtttagtgtgttttcttcacccaatagggctctgtgatgaaaacacagggaacaatacacatttaaaatatttatctgacacctcaaaagaaacaaactatgatgaagcatggacatacagtggcttgcaaaagtattcaccccccttgaacttttccacattttgtcatgttacaaccacaaatgtaaatgtattttaatggggttttatgtgatagaccaacacaaaatGGTGCATAactgtgaagtggaaggaaaatgatatatggtttttaaacattttttaaaataaaaaacagaaaagtgtggtgtgcaaaagtattcacccccctgagtcaacactttgtagaaccacctttccctgcaatgacagctgcaagtctttcggggtaagtctctaccagcgatgcacatatagagactgaaatatttaaatttttgcctcccaagagggcactttggcatacgtttttgccacccaagagggcagtttatcatgttttaaccagccaagtgggcagtttagtgtgttttttccacccaagagggcagtttagcacacgttttggctaccaagagggcactttagcgcgcgtttttcaacaactgggaCCGCCCCCCCTTCCCCCCccctgtgcacatcactgccaTTGAATGACCCATAGGCTACTTGGCAGTGGCACATCATGGTAGCACTAGCACCGAGGAACTTGTCCGGATGTGTTCGTCACTTCTCACTTGCGTCGCTAGTTAAAGCAGGGTGACAACAGACATGGACGCGATTCAGGGGAGCGAGGCGAGCACATCGTTGCAAGGGCCTTTGAACAGCAAGTTTgtttataaaaagaaagaagacgGGACTATCAACAAGAACGCGGTGATTTGTAGcgtatgtaaaaaataaatctccTATCACCGAAGCTGCTCCAGCTTGACTTATCATTTAAATGCTTAACAAGTCGGGACTGAGATCTGCATTAATGCCTGAGACTCAgccttattttatttctgaattttatttatttaagtgtaaTTGTAATTTCCTAGAATTCAAATTGTTTATTTGTGTACCTTTAGCAGATGTGAGATTAAAATGTGATTACttacattaattaattacaaatccTGTAATTAATtagataatttttttaattgcctgacagccctaatatacatatatatatatacatatacatatccatatgtatatatatgtatgtatatatatatatatatacacacacacaaacatatatatgtatatatatatacatacataaccTGAGTGACTGAGAACAGTAGCTACCTTTTGCTGGTTAGCTTGTTTAGCCGTGCATCTAGTGGTCCAAACAGGGAAATATAAGCTAACTGGTTTAGACTgttattcttacatattgcacctttaaaggggGAATATGGAAGAATATTTCTACTTgtgaatgttgaaaaaaaaaatcacccaaaTTATCAAggatatgtaaataaataacagttttgacttGACTGAAGTAAGCATGTTATCAAGCTAGCAGCTAATacgacacacacagctgtgcttGTGCGTAGGGTTACGGATGTTGTGCGGTTGACAGAATGAAGTGTCGAGGGTAAAGACTGTTTGACTGCATGAGAGCCATCCCATCATTCAATAACTGAACACCAATTTACCAGCAGTCTTGGAGCAACTTAGCAGACTACATCAACTACATAAAAGTGCTGCTCCTGGCATGCCTTCATTGGTATCCAAACATGACAGGTCCTCAGACCACTTTGCTTCAATTTGGCACTCATAGTGcaaatcttttgtttattctgtgcCAGATAAGTCTGAACATGCTACATTAGTTCTGTTTTTTGGGGAATTGCAATCATAAGTGGTTTTAGTTGCACTGTAAAAATGATGACTAGTAATTGTTTATCTCATTTGAGTTTTCAAATTAAACTGAATCAGAAAAAAACTTTACAATAAGCAATCTATAAAATCTTGTTTGCCCAGCAAATTTCCCTCATTGTTGTCTTAACTACTATTTCAAAATCAGCACAACAAGGATTTGTAAATCTTTGAGCAGATTTTTGAGTTGAGTTGGGCCAACTCGTAGATTCTTCATGTTCGCAACACTGCGCAAAGAGCGCATGTCTGAACCAGTTTGAAAAGTATACGGCTCTCTGCTGAAGAGGTGCGTCCATTATAGGCGGAAGCTGTGActagttcagctcggagtcgatcgagtcgatttattagattagatacATTTTTGGTCAATATGACAatgtgaccaatcacgagtgatttatagtgtaacgccccttgtggactgtagcgcaaagactcttgggtattctgttggtgctggtgtaattatggtttgtgaatgtgttgtgaataagatgatgtgtaagacggttgcagGTTAATTCACAttgtttgttctgtggttaaattgtgttgagttaacaaagatgttaaaaatgttggcaccatgagtgaaggggtgtttgcCGAGAGAGACTTACCATGTGTTGGGGAATTTTAATGGAAGTTAGTCAAATTACATTATGCATAGATCCTTTTCCTGGACAGCCACATTATGCTTATTGCAATTGCAATTCCGGTTTGTTTCTGTCAATATATGGCATGCttgcatacatatatatatatacaaatgcgcatactatatattatatatatatatatatatgtatatatatatatatatatatatatatatatatacaaatagtAGTTATTTGTTAATTCAACTAAACAATCTGTGTTTGGTGCAGGTAGAAATTAGGGGTgtgcgatactgcaaattttggtattgatccgataccaagtaaatacagggccagtttTGCCGATAGcaataccgataccgatactttttacttgaaaattcctgatcaattaatgattttgtactttatttaacatatcaAATCTCtaatctgcatgtagcctaaataggaatactaatgttccttcaacagatacacaaaagggttattatattcttgaggtaggttatatatcttaatataagtatatatttttgagttccagttacagtgaacctgagtgagcggagtgagcgaggtgaagaggagcgctgcactcacacaaactctgggaagaaatacaagtgatttgctgaatttatagaagagaaactacaacaaaaatatcgatctcatcacgctggtatcgatccgataccaatactcaccttggtatcgatactatcgatatttggatcgatctgcccactCCTAGTAGAAATACATGGCATTGAAGcaagaattttcttttttaatctcacAGGATTCTCCTAATTAGGTGAACAAGAAGATCTAAGTTGGCAGAACTCAAAAAAACTTAGTTaagtcaacaacagcacaaaACTTAAAAATCTCTTGCATCATGTTGCCTTGATATTTTAcgtttttctcaactttttcttttttacagtgtggtcCATGGTCAAGATAAGCCCACCCCCAGCCCCTGACGTAAGCAGTTCTTGTTGTAGCCCACCAAAGTGTTGGTGCAACTCTGGCACCAGTTTTCCTGGTCAACAACCAGTTCTTTTTTGTCGAAATGCAAAGAACTTGTTCCAAAGTAGACGCTGGCTCTGAACCAGTACCTGACCCTGCTTGGTTGAGACGATGGTCTCAAAGGTTGCCTCTGGGCCTGAAGTGATTGTTAAAGATGGAGAAAGTCACCACAAATTTACAGATGACATGGGTTTGACATGTTTGGCGCTGACTGGTTGTTTGTTCTTTTCCAAGGTTAGACTGACAACTTTCAAACAAACTGCAGGTCATGTGTGAAAGCACCCTCAATCTCTGCAAGACTTTCTTTGTTCAGAGTGATGTAACGACTCCGTTGCTGGCCAAATTGCTAACCCAAATGCTGATGTTTTCAGCACCTGTTGTTTTCGTACCTTTTACTAATCGCCAGATATGGATCCTACTTTCAGTATTAGTAGGCTAAGGCCTAGGTGGAGCAGCAGATGGTGTGAGCCACTTTCTAGGAAACAAAAGGTTACATTAAGGTTAAATGGAAAACACATCACTCATGAACCCATCTTTTGCTGACATTTGAACAAAATTGTCCTTGTTTTGATCAGTGTTGTTCCCTATTTCTCAGCCATCTGTGTCTTCTCTGCCCCCGTCTGTCACATCTATCAGCACTTTCATATCCATAACACAGAATTGTACCATGATCAACAGATCTTAATAAAAGACACTTCTCCTTTCTCAGGGCgattggaattttttttttcttgttccttGGCTTTTGTTTTCTGAGAACGCTAGAATTAAGAATGTATTGTTAGGTATGATCGAAACTCCTGATCAACAGACATATGGTTCCttaatttcattttgttaatgacagacacttctcctTTCTcaagttgacatttttttcttgtttcttggcTTGAGTTTTCTCAGAAAACTCCTGTAGAGCTGTGCTACTGATACCTGCCCATGTTTGAAGACAGTCCAAAAAGATGACATTCTCAGTGATACCAAATGCTgcgctttaaagggatagtttgggtttttttgaagtggggtcatacaaagtacatatctatagtcgatc containing:
- the LOC115589593 gene encoding collagen alpha-1(X) chain-like; translation: MNFTISCFVLLFSGLVLAQYDGGSCSPDTCNLLRDFGARTEKLEAMETRLEDCQNQILELRNKEQTKVIFSAVATAGEKAIGPFDEDTTLIYNMVLTNIGNAYNPSTGIFAAPVAGVYYFSIYYHAGGEHEGKLFLYKNGLLMIATHDHKSNSDTADNGGNAVFLQLQQGDQVYVQLAANCHVWGSDIHTTFNGFLVTIM